A genomic window from Chrysoperla carnea chromosome 3, inChrCarn1.1, whole genome shotgun sequence includes:
- the LOC123295042 gene encoding fatty acid synthase-like, whose product MEKLQQLMKSKIPTILYSQNEPISGLIGLINCLRKEYISNSIQAVFINDKNAPGFDINDPFYKKQLELGLAVNVYKNGVWGGYRHLKLLETKTITDTAYINCVTRGDLSSMTWIELPLSSKPRRIIEICYSAMNFRDVMLATGKLSSDFMDKGKTDPDCVLPLDCVQGLEFSGVGPDGKRYMGLVTRAGQATRVEYDENLTWPVPDNWSLEDAATVPVVYSTVYGSLIKYGMSKGHSVLIHSGTGGVGLAAIHVALHYGCEVFTTVGTQEKREFIKKMFPQIKESHIGNSRDTSFEQMVMSETKGRGVDFVLNSLAEEKLLASVRCLAEHGKFMEIGKFDLSKNNKLGMEVFMRGASFHGIMLDNTLEASAEEKEVIRSMISKGIQDGAIKPLPRTVFDIENLEAPFRYLSAGKHIGKVLIKIRDNEAQKTVLVPAIPRLYVKHNKSIVIIGGLGGFGLELANWLIQRGCRNLILSSRQGLRKGYQSIRIQKWRSAGINVQVSTANISTKEGCIEILQFANKFGPVDGIYNLAVILRDALFENQSIENFQTSFGGKVLGTKYLDEVSRTLCPELRHFVVFSSVSCGRGNAGQTNYGMANSVMERICEERHASGYPALAVQWGAIGEVGLVADMQDNDTILEIGGTLQQSLNSCFNAMDIFLKQSSPVVASMVVAEKKYGFNAGGSILDSVVSIMGIKDYTKLSKHAKLSEIGMDSMMAVEIKQTLEREFELFLTPQDIRNLTFSKLIELQNQLVDNSELSDTMKENSMSPENIFKMLIRTLGDENEHIEPMVELPSIKNKEKSMPLFFIPGIEGNCLVFEVLCSRLNYQCYGLQTSFEDTTDNISDLSQKMVSLIKSKLAKNEEYGIVGYSYGSLLATEIISQLEKLGHKGRCLFIDGSPTFLKKIVRMQLSMSMSEEISTNTVESRLIALILSWFLSENVSNILNELESLPDLKSRVDLLLSKKPEDVSLYSEQYIRTICNGLLARFNSILNYNISEEIKLNVPIALVRPTIQVISESSEDYDLSTLVDKESSEIPVTILEGDHYTVLENVLLPNLVNEFFS is encoded by the exons ATGGAAAAATTACAGCAAttaatgaaaagtaaaataccaacaattttatattcacaaaatGAACCAATCAGTGGATTAATTGGATTGATAAACTGTTTACGAAAAGAGTACATAAGTAATTCAATTCAAGCTGTGTTCATAAATGATAAGAATGCACCAGGATTCGATATCAACgatccattttataaaaaacaattagaaCTTGGTTTGGCTGTAAATGTATACAAGAATGGTGTTTGGGGTGGATATCGTCATTTGAAATTGttagaaacaaaaacaataactgACACAGCTTATATTAATTGCGTAACTCGAGGAGATTTATCGAGTATGACCTGGATAGAACTGCCACTGTCCTCAAAACCTAgaagaattattgaaatttgttattCGGCAATGAATTTTCGCGATGTTATGCTAGCGACAGGAAAATTAAGCAGTGATTTTATGGATAAAGGTAAAACTGACCCTGATTGTGTGTTGCCATTAGACTGTGTTCAAGGCTTAGAATTTTCTGGAGTTGGTCCAGATGGAAAACGGTATATGGGTTTAGTAACGCGCGCTGGACAAGCAACAAGAGTTGAATATGATGAAAACTTGACGTGGCCAGTACCAGATAATTGGAGTTTAGAAGATGCCGCAACAGTTCCTGTTGTTTATTCGACTGTATACGGATCGCTAATTAAATATGGAATGTCTAAGGGTCACTCAGTCCTTATTCATTCTGGAACGGGGGGTGTTGGTTTAGCTGCTATTCATGTTGCGTTACATTATGGTTGCGAAGTATTCACAACCGTTGGAACGCAAGAGAAACgggaattcataaaaaaaatgtttccacaaattaaag AGAGTCATATTGGCAATTCACGTGACACTTCATTTGAACAAATGGTTATGAGTGAAACAAAAGGTCGTGGTGTGGACTTTGTGTTGAATTCACTGGCTGAAGAAAAGCTACTAGCATCTGTTCGGTGTCTAGCTGAACAtggaaaatttatggaaattggtaaatttgatttatccaaaaataataaacttggaATGGAAGTATTTATGCGTGGGGCTTCGTTTCATGGAATCATGTTGGATAATACGTTGGAGGCATCAGCCGAGGAGAAGGAAGTAATTCGTTCAATGATATCGAAAGGCATTCAAGACGGAGCCATTAAGCCTTTGCCTAGGACTGTGtttgacattgaaaatttagaagCACCTTTTAGATACCTCAGTGCTGGTAAACACATTGGTAAAGTATTGATCAAAATTCGTGATAATGAGGCACAGAAAACCGTTTTGGTGCCTGCAATTCCAag attatACGTAAAGCATAATAAATCGATTGTGATCATTGGCGGTCTTGGTGGATTTGGATTGGAATTAGCTAATTGGTTGATTCAGAGAGGTTGTAGAAATTTAATACTTTCGTCAAGACAGGGTTTAAGAAAGGGATACCAATCAATTCGAATACA aaaatggcgCTCTGCTGGTATTAACGTACAAGTTTCTACTGCAAACATTTCAACAAAAGAAGGGTGCATAGAAATTTTGCAATTTGCAAACAAGTTTGGTCCGGTTGATGGTATTTACAACTTAGCCGTAATATTACGGGATGCGTTGTTTGAAAATCaaagtattgaaaatttccaaacatCTTTTGGTGGAAAAGTATTGGGCACAAAATATTTAGATGAAGTGAGTCGTACACTTTGTCCAGAGCTGCGACATTTTGTTGTATTCTCAAGTGTATCCTGTGGGCGTGGCAATGCGGGTCAAACTAATTATGGAATGGCAAATTCAGTAATGGAACGTATATGTGAAGAGCGTCATGCCAGTGGATATCCAGCTCTTGCTGTACAATGGGGTGCTATTGGTGAAGTAGGGCTTGTTGCCGATATGCAAGATAATGATACAATATTAGAAATTGGTGGAACGCTTCAACAAAGCTTAAACAGCTGTTTCAATGCCATggatattttcttgaaacaatcATCACCTGTTGTTGCAAGTATGGTGGTTGCTGAGAAAAAGTATGGATTCAACGCCGGCGGAAGTATTTTAGATTCTGTTGTATCTATTATGGGGATAAAAGATTATACAAAATTGAGTAAACATGCGAAACTTTCGGAGATTGGTATGGATTCAATGATGGCAGttgaaattaaacaaacattagAAAGAGAATTTGAGCTTTTCTTAACACCACAAGATATACGAAATTTaactttctcaaaattaatcGAATTGCAAAATCAACTGGTTGATAATAGTGAATTAAGTGATACAATGAAAGAAAACTCGATGTCCCCcgagaatatatttaaaatgcttATTCGTACGTTGGGTGATGAAAACGAACATATAGAACCGATGGTAGAATTGCCATcaatcaaaaataaagaaaaatcaatgCCACTATTCTTCATTCCTGGCATTGAAGGGAATTGTCTAGTATTTGAAGTACTATGTTCAAGATTGAATTATCAATGTTATGGTTTGCAGACTTCGTTTGAGGATACCACTGATAACATTAGTGATCTATCACAAAAAATGGTCTCA CTAATTAAATCCAAATTAGCGAAAAATGAAGAGTATGGTATTGTTGGCTACTCATATGGTTCATTATTGGCAACAGAAATTATTTCACAATTAGAAAAATTAGGGCATAAAGgtcgttgtttatttattgatggatcgccaacatttttgaaaaagatcGTTCGTATGCAGCTTTCAATGTCAATGTCAGAAGAAATATCAACCAATACTGTCGAATCAAGATTAATAGCATTGATATTATCGTGGTTCCTTTCAGAAAATGTGTCAAATATTTTG aatgaaCTGGAAAGTCTGCCTGATTTGAAATCACGAGTGGACCTATTATTATCCAAAAAACCGGAAGATGTATCTTTATATTCTGAGCAATATATTCGTACAATTTGTAATGGTTTATTGGCacgatttaattcaattttaaattacaacatATCCGAAGAAATTAAGTTAAATGTTCCGATTGCGCTAGTTCGACCTACTATTCAAGTGATTAGTGAATCGTCTGAAGATTATGATTTATCGACCTTAGTGGATAAAGAATCATCGGAGATTCCTGTAACTATACTAGAAGGGGATCATTACACTGTTttagaaaatgtattattacCAAATTTAGTAAATGAATTCTTTTCGTAA
- the LOC123295040 gene encoding fatty acid synthase-like translates to MGITLMQIPKFAATMHKLNKYLDPLCVDIVKIITDTNPKVFDNPLYAILGTTAIQIGLVDVLNAIGIKADHMIGYSTGEFACAYSDNCLTAEQTILAAYYRGLTLFDSKMIGKSMAVTDLNSNELLNDYTTETNSDEHINKRNSMGISGLVEPGLLKELRKLIPNPKSKSNKWITKRESTNMKNNANDELFILEISPDNSLVDLLKDVIDKKNVFIGSLILYTKGFNPQLATLYPEVQFPVSCGTPMIGHTVKWEHSRKWPVPKEGFSWVDTSLEKTILIDVTKPTYEYLTGHVVDGRNLFPATGYLVLMWNALSEIEGELLENIAVEFEDVKFLRATNIPKKNTLTFGMMIQKGTGNFEILESDSVVVTGRLKRLPHNSKELLKLPEVKPIVNDTDKLPLNSRDIYKELRLRGYNYQNEFKGIISTDNSGFVGQIQWKPNMWTAFMDNMLQLQILQEDARYLYVPTSIRKLTIYPHEHFQHIQEHEDGRQSITVTNYKEYKVLQGGGIQIEGLMATSINRRKPLAESVLEKQEFVPLINCISQKYTVVDAMRIFFQIGLENNPSVKVKVVEVDNEVNDILAPVIFEVLSDLPLIQPDITVLSSRSFQLPNNCQVSNKPLETESKADYIVTYDLLNNPNKLSVIGTVSKNKDSFYT, encoded by the exons ATGGGCATAACATTAATGCAAATACCAAAATTCGCGGCAACAATGcataaattgaacaaatatctAGATCCACTTTGTGTAGATATTGTGAAGATTATTACTGATACAAAtccaaaagtttttgataatccATTGTATGCAATACTTGGAACTACAGCGATCCAAATTGGTTTAGTTGATGTATTGAATGCAATTGGCATCAAAGCGGATCATATGATTGGTTATTCCACTGGAGAATTCGCATGTGCCTATTCTGATAATTGTTTAACTGCTGAGCAAACAATTTTGGCTGCATATTATCGTGGATTAACATTGTTTGATTCCAAAATGATTGGGAAGTCGATGGCTGTGACTGATCTTAATTCAAATGAG ttaTTAAATGACTATACAACAGAAACCAATAGTGATGAGCATATCAATAAAAGAAACAGCATGGGAATTTCTGGTTTAGTAG AGCCAGGATTACTGAaagaattaagaaaattaattccaAATCCAAAGTCTAAATCAAACAAGTGGATTACTAAAAGAGAATCAACAAACATGAAGAATAATGCGAACGACGAATTAT ttattcttgaaatatcaccaGATAATTCATTAGTCGATCTGTTAAAAGATGTTATTGATAAAAAGAATGTATTTATTGGATCATTGAT CTTGTATACAAAAGGTTTTAATCCACAATTGGCAACATTGTACCCCGAAGTACAATTTCCTGTAAGCTGTGGTACTCCAATGATAGGACACACCGTAAAATGGGAACATTCAAGAAAATGGCCAGTACCAAAAGAAGGCTTTAGTTGGGTCGACACATCGTTGGAAAAAACGATTTTAATCGATGTGACTAAGCCAACATATGAATATCTTACAGGCCACGTAGTTGATG GTCGTAATCTTTTTCCGGCAACTGGTTACTTAGTTTTAATGTGGAACGCCTTATCAGAAATTGAAGGggaattattggaaaatattgcAGTGGAATTTGAAGATGTTAAATTTTTACGGGCtacaaatattccaaaaaaaaatacactaacATTTGGAATGATGATACAAAAGGGTAccggaaattttgaaattttagaaagtgATTCAGTTGTCGTCACTGGTCGACTCAAGCGTTTACCTCATAATTCCAAAGAATTACTAAAGCTGCCCGAAGTAAAACCAATTGTCAATGATACTGATAAGTTACCGTTAAACTCACGTGATATTTACAAAGAGTTGCGCTTACGTGGCTACAATTATCAAAATGAGTTCAAGGGCATTATATCTACGGATAATAGTGGCTTTGTTGGACAAATTCAATGGAAACCAAACATGTGGACTGCATTTATGGATAATATGCTACAACTGCAAATATTACAAGAAGATGCCAGATATTTATATGTACCCACAAGTATAcgaaaattaacaatatatcCGCATGAACATTTCCAACATATCCAAGAACACGAAGATGGTAGACAGTCAATAACCGTCACAAATTACAAAGAATATAAAGTACTACAAGGTGGAGGTATCCAAATTGAGGGTTTAATGGCAACATCAATAAATCGTCGTAAACCTTTGGCTGAATCTGTTTTAGAAAAACAAGAATTTGTTccattaataaattgtatttcccAAAAATATACG gttgtTGATGCTATGcgaatatttttccaaatcgGCTTAGAGAATAACCCAAGTGTTAAAGTAAAAGTCGTTGAGGTTGATAATGAAGTCAACGATATATTGGCACCAGTAATTTTTGAAGTCCTAAGCGACCTACCATTAATTCAACCTGATATAACAGTTCTTTCAAGTCGATCTTTTCAATTGCCAAATAATTGTCAAGTCTCTAACAAACCATTAGAAACTGAATCCAAAGCTGATTATATTGTGACATATGATTTACTAAACAATCCaaat AAATTGTCAGTCATTGGTactgtttcaaaaaataaagatagtTTT TATACCTGA